The Spirosoma sp. SC4-14 DNA window AATAATAGTATTGAAATTCTTTATGTTTATACTATTTTATTATAAGTAATAAGTAGTAGCCCTTTGTGGAAAAGAGAAGCATCTACGACTGTGGACTCTTCCACGTCGTAGATGCCAGTTTAACTTATAAATCTAGAGGGTTGTTTTATACACGCAGATCCAGCAAGCGTTGCTCTAACGCCTGAACCTTGGCTTCGGCATCGGCAAGTTTCTGGCGTTCACGATCTACAACTTCCGGCTTGGCATTCGCTACAAATTTCTCATTCGCTAGTTTTTTCAGGATTGATTCACGGAACCCAAGGTTATACTCCAGCTCTTTCTGGGTGTTAACTATCTCCTGTTCGGTATCGATTTCGCCAGCCATGTCAACGAAAAACTCATCACCTTTAATCAGGAACGAAATGCCATTGGCTTTCTCGGATACATAGCTGATTTCAGACACATTAGCCATCTTCTGAACTAGAGGTTCCAATGACTGGAAGCGCTCAGGAGCAGTAGTTTTTATTGCCAGTGGCAATCCGGTTTTAGGTGAAATCTGTTTGGCATTCCGAATGTTTCGAACATTGGTGACGACATCGAATAAGATATCGAAATCGGCCAGTATTTGCGAATCGGCAGCGGTTGCTTTAGGGAAAGCTGCAATGCAAATACTGTCGCCTGGCTGGCGCTCCCGAATTTCCTGCCATATTTCTTCCGTAATAAACGGCATAAATGGATGCGCAAGAGACATCAGTCGTTCGAAGAAATTGATGGTAGCCTCATACGTAGCACGGTCAATGGGTTGTTCGAAGCCAGGTTTTATCAACTCCAGATATTGCGAACAGAAATCGTCCCAGATAAGCTTGTAAATGCTTTGTAGAGCATCCGAAATCCGGAATTTACTGAAATGATCTTCCAGGTCAATTAGTGTTGTGCTAAGCTTCGACTCGAACCAGCGAATTGGTAGAGATGCAACGGACTGCGTCTCAAAAGGGTCAGCCGTTGAAACCGTCCAGCCTTTAACCAGCCGGAATGCATTCCAGATTTTATTGCTGAAGTTACGGCCCTGTTCGCACAGCTTTTCGTCGAACAGTAGGTCATTACCGGCTGCTGAACTAAAGAGCATACCCGTCCGTACACCATCGGCTCCGTATTTTTCAATGAGATCGAGTGGATCGGGCGAGTTGCCTAATTGCTTCGACATTTTACGGCCCTGCTTGTCGCGAACCATACCCGTAAAATAAACATCTTTAAAAGGCCGCTCTCCCCGATATTCGTAGCCAGCAATAATCATTCGAGCCACCCAGAAGAAAATAATATCGAAACCCGTAACGAGCGTATTGGTCGGATAATAATATTGGATGTCGGCATTATTCGGGTCTTTTAGGCCATTAAAGACCGACATTGGCCAGAGCCACGACGAAAACCAGGTGTCGAGTACATCTTCGTCCTGCGTCAGATCGGCTTCTGTAAGGGCAAACAACTGATAATCGCGCTGAGCTTTCCGTAGGGCGGCACGCTTATCTTTAGCAACGATAATGGTACCATCCTTCATATAAAAAGCCGGAATACGCTGGCCCCACCAGAGCTGACGGCTAATACACCAGTCGTGCGGATTCTCCATCCAGGAACGATACATGTTCTTGAATTTTGGCGGATGGAGTTGAATGGTATCGTTCATAACGTTCTCGAACGCGGGTTTCGAGATTTCGTCCATTTTCAGGAACCACTGCAACGACAGCTTCGGCTCAATTACGGCATTGGTGCGCTCCGAGAAACCAACATTCGATTTGTAGTCTTCGGCTTTTTCCAGATTGCCCGATTCTTCGAGCATTTTGATAATGGCTTTCCGGGCCGCAAAGCGATCCTGACCAACCAGAATCTGCGCTTTTTCGTTTAGTGTGCCATTATCGTTCAGAATATCCAGAACCGGCAGATTATGCTTCATGCCGAGCGTATAGTCGTTCGGGTCATGGGCAGGCGTAACTTTAAGGCAGCCCGTTCCGAAATCCATTGTCACATACTCATCAGTGATAATGGGAATTTCACGGTTAATAAGCGGAATAATGGCTTTTTTGCCGTGCAAATGCTTATACCGCTCGTCGTTAGGGTTAACGGCAATGGCAGCATCAGCCATGATCGTTTCGGGCCGTACGGTAGCAATAGTGATATAGCTGGAGGCCTGGGGCTCAGGGCTTAGGGGGCCACCCTCGGCAATTTGATACCGAATGTAAACCAGCTTTTGCTGAACCTCTTTGGTTATAACTTCTTCGTCCGAAACGGCTGTCAGGCCCTGAGGGTCCCAGTTAACCATGCGGACGCCCCGGTAAATCTTACCTTTTTCGTACAGATCGACGAATACATCGATAACCGAGTCGTATAGATCAGGCTCCATTGTAAAGCGGGTACGATCCCAGTCGCAGGATGCACCGAGCTTACGAAGTTGCTGAAGAATGATGCCGCCGTATTTGTGAGTCCATTCCCAGGCATATTCTAAAAACTGATCACGAGTCAGATCGTGCTTGCTGATGCCACGCTCTTTGAGCATGCCAACGACTTTAGCTTCCGTAGCAATACTGGCATGGTCGGTACCGGGCACCCAACAGGCATTTTTTCCTTCCATACGCGCCTTCCGGATCAGTACATCCTGAATCGTATTGTTGAGCATATGCCCCATGTGCAATACGCCTGTTACGTTGGGAGGAGGAATAACAATAGTGTAAGGCTCCCGTTCGTCGGGAGTCGATTTGAAAAACTGGTTATCAATCCAGTATTGATACCATTTTTCTTCAATGTCCTGCGGAGTGTATGTCTTTGAAATCATAAAGCAGTCAAAACGAATGACTTTTCTTCAACCATTAAACCGAATCTGGATAGAAAAGGAGCCGTATTCACGGAAAGAAAGGCAAAATTAGCTAAATTGGATAGGGCGTAAAAACGAAAGACGTTCTTTCCTGGTTTTAGCACTACACTTCATGGTTCGTCTATGGAATTCGGAAAAGTACATAATCTCGACGTTATCAACCTGACACTACCGCCGGGCCCTTCGTTTAATGCCCGTGTGTGGGCAGGTATTGAGCCGACCAGTCACCCTTCGGTATTCATCGGTGGACCAATCTGGGCCAACAAAGATTATGTTGGCAAAGTATATCCTTCGAATGCAAAGGAGCGTGATTTTTTGCATTACTATACCCGGCAGTTTAATACCATTGAATTAAATCTGACCCATTATCAGATTCCGACGGTCGGTATGATTGAAAAATGGAAAACCGAAGCAACCGAAGGCTTTACCTATTGCCCAAAGTTTCCACAGGTAATTAGTCATGAACGGCAACTGGTCGCTACTGAAGCATTAACCGAAGAGTTTGTGAACGCGGTGTTGGGTCTGGAGGAGTTTCTGGGTATGGCATTTCTGCAAATGCCCCCTTCGTTTAGTCCCGAAAAATGGCCATTGCTGGAGTCATATTTAAAAAGCCTGCCCGACGAACTGGATGTGGCCGTAGAATTTCGGCATCCTGACTGGTTCAATAAATCATCAATCTGGCAACAAACTCTCGAAGGGCTTCATGCCCTGCATCGGCATGTGGTGATTACCGATGTAGCCGGTCGGCGCGATGTATTGCATATGAGCTTAAGCAGCCCAGTTCTGACGCTTCGGTTTATTGCCAATGAAGGCCATCCAACTGATTATGTACGGACAGATGCCTGGATACAACGGCTGAAAACCTGGTTTGAAAAAGGACTACAAACGGCTTATTTGTTCATTCATGGCGGGGGAGACAACGATACGGCTCCCGAACTGATTCGGTACTGGATTCGGGAATTAAATAAACACTGTGGTCTGAATTTAAGAGAGCCCGTACTACAGCCCAAAGTTGTGCAGGGTAGTTTGTTTTGATTTGCACGACGAACCGTTTACCTTTGTTTCATGATTTCAGCAACTACAAACCATCGGCATCACCATTCTGGGCGGTAACGCAGCAGAACAAGACGCTCGTGTTTGTGAGTTTTGGAACGAAAATCCTAATTACACAATATACCCGGCCCGGTTCTGCTACAGAGTCGGGTTTTTCGTTTTTATTCGTCGAATGCTGGCTATCGAACAGCCTCAATCCAAAACAATGAAAACTGTCATTATTAAATATAACGCAGGTAATGTCCAGTCGGTAATGTACGCGCTGGAAAGACTGGGGGCAAGCTATCTGCTGACCGACAATGAAGCCGAAATCCGCTCGGCCGATAAAGTGATTTTTCCGGGCGTAGGTGAAGCCAGCACCGCCATGGCTTATCTGCGCGAGCGTGGTCTGGATAAACTGATTCCATCGCTGAAACAGCCTGTTCTGGGAACGTGCGTCGGTATGCAGCTCATGTGCCGCTACTCCGAAGAGAACAACACAACCTGTATGGGTATTTTCGACATCGATGTTCGGCGATTTCCTACCCACCGTGACGACGACCCTGCTCGCTTTAAAGTGCCGCACATGGGCTGGAATAGCATTCACTCCCTACAAGGGCCATTAACACAAGGACTGTCGGAAAACGCCTACGTTTACTTCGTACATAGCTACGCAGCCGATATATGCGCCGAAACCACTGCAACCTGCGATTATGTGCGGCCATTCAGTGCCATGCTGCATCGCAATAATTTCTACGCAGCACAGTTTCATGCCGAAATCAGCGGTGATGTTGGCCAACAGATTCTGGAGAATTTTTTGAACTTGTAACGCGGACAGTCGTCCGCATTGTCCATGTATATAATACCTGCAATTGACCTAATCGAAGGCAAAGCCGTTCGCCTGACCCAGGGCGATTATAGTCAGAAAAAAGAATACAATGCGCGTCCGCTGGAGGTAGCGCAGCAGTTCGAAGATGCGGGGCTTACTCGCTTGCACCTTGTTGATCTCGATGGCGCTAAAGAAAAACGTGTAATCAACTGGAAAGTATTGGAGTTGATAGCCTCGAAAACTAGCCTGCATATTGATTTTGGTGGAGGAGTGCAGTCGGACGATGATCTGCGGGTAGTTTTCGAGTGTGGCGCTAAACAGGTAACGGGTGGTAGTATTGCCGTGAAAAAGCCGGAAGTAATGGAACGGTGGTTGTCTCGACATGGTTCTGAGGCCATTATTCTGGGTGCCGATGCCAAAAACGAAAAAATTGCCGTTAGCGGTTGGGAAGAATCGACCGAAGTATGGGTCTACGATTTTGTGGAAAAGTGGGTCGACAAAGGTGTTAAGTACGTAATCAGTACCGATGTGGCAAAGGACGGTCTATTGCAGGGGCCATCCTTTGAACTCTACCGAAACTTACAGGATCAGTTTCCCACGCTGAACATCATAGCGAGTGGTGGAGTCAGCAATATGGCCGATATCGAAACGCTGGCCGATATGAATCTCTTCGGTGTTATTGTCGGTAAGGCCATTTACGAAGGCCGCGTGACATTGAAGGAATTAAGTCGATTTATGGGAATCTAAAAATGAGTACCATGAAAGGTTGGTATGTTGGCTTATTTATTGGTTTCAAGGTATTATGGAATGTACATGCATCAGGTATGCAACCTAAACCATTGTCAATGTATCGCTTTATGGGGTTAGCTAATAAGATTGGTTTGAAACCTCCCATGCTAAAATCTGGTGAGTTTGAAGTTCGAATCTGGAACCAAAAATCGTTTCAGTATGGCGAAGCGCAGATACTTTATGTACTAACAAGCCACAGGGATCGGTTTGGTCTGGTTAAATATGTGTTCAAGTCTGGTAAGAAAAGGCTAAAATCTAGCAAAAAGCTTAAACCTGATAAGCCTGTTACAGATAGCCTATGGTATCAATTAGCCCAACAAGATATTTTAGCATTGCCTGATGAATCTGCAATCGAAAGTCAACTACGCCCCTATCATGACACATCTACATGGGTCACTGTGGAAAAAGATAGTAGTATCAGCATTAGAGGACATAAAAGGGAAAAATCTGTCTGGATTTTAGATGGAGAAAGCTACTATTTTGAGGTATTCGGCCAGGATAGTTATCGAACCTATACCTATAGTAATCCCAAATCATACTTACACGCTAAACCCCAAATAACTCAGCTACAAAAAGTGGTTTGCATTCTGAATTCAATAGAGTCGAGATTTCTTCCCTCCAGTAAATAGCCCTACTTAATCAAATTTATGCTTGAAGACTACACCATCAGCACCGATAAAGCGAAACTTAACATTGACCTAATTCACCAGTTTCTGAGCAAAGAGGCTTATTGGTGCCCGAATATTCCCATTACTATTGTTCAGCAATCAATCGAAAACTCTCTTTGCTTCGGTGTTTATTGGGGCGACCAACAAGTAGGGTTCGCCCGTGTTGTGACTGATCAGGCAACGTTCGGCTACCTGGCTGATGTATTCATTTTGCCGGAACATCGGGGTAAAGGCTTATCGAAACAGCTAGTAGCGTTTATTATGGCTTATCCGGCTTTACAGGGATTGCGCCGGATGATGCTGGTTACCCGCGATGCACATGGATTATATGAGCAGTTTGGCTTCCAGCCCATCGCCAATCCCGAAAATACAATGTCAACCAAAACATTTACCAGTTACTGATGCTTACAAAACGGATTATTCCCTGCCTGGATATAAAAGATGGTCGCACCGTAAAGGGAACCAATTTTGTCAACCTGCGCGATGCGGGCGATCCGGTTGCTCTGGCGGCTATCTATGCCGAACAGGGAGCCGACGAACTGGTTTTTCTGGATATTACGGCAACAGTCGACGAGCGTAAAACCCTCATCGAACTGGTTCGGAACGTGGCCCATACCATCAACATTCCGTTTACGGTTGGCGGTGGAATCTCGTCGGTTGCCGATGTGTCGACGCTTCTAAATGCAGGTGCCGATAAAATTTCAATCAATTCCTCCGCCGTTCGCAACCCCGATCTGATCAACGAGTTGGCTCTTGAATTCGGTAGCCAGTGCATCGTTGTCGCAATCGACACCCGCTGGATTGAGGTAGAGAGCTTAGAGCAAGGGGCAAAGGGCGAAGGGCATAGGGTAGAGGGCGGAGTGTCAACCTTCAGCTCCCAGCCCCTTGCTCTCAGCCCTCAGTCCTTCGCTCATATCGTCCATACCCACGGAGGCCGTAAGCCGACGCATCTGCGCACTATAGCCTGGGCAAAAGAAGTAGAGGAACGCGGGGCTGGCGAAATTTTGCTAACGTCGATGGATACCGATGGCACTAAAGCCGGGTTTGCGCTTGAACTGACCGCGCAAATTTCTGGATCAGCTAATATTCCGGTGATTGCATCGGGTGGTGCTGGTACAATGGATCATTTTGTCGATGTGTTCACAACCGGCAAAGCTGATGCCGGATTGGCTGCCAGCATTTTTCACTTCAAGGAAATCGAAATACCAGATCTGAAAGGCTATTTGCGAGAAAAAGGAATTGAAATGCGATTGTAAGCAGCATCTTGTAGGCCGGTGTTTTCAAACCCACAAGAGGCTGCCCGTGTAGGACATTAAAACTTAAAGCCCAGATCGAGGGCTACAATTCGGCTCTTTGAAACAAGCTGGCTCCCACGCGCTACGTTGATCAGGCCGCGCTGATAGCTCATGCCGATGTTAAATGCATTGTTTTGATTGATTTTGTATTGGACACCGGTTCCCAGGAGCATTTCAACATCACCGAACCCATACTGCCGTCGGTCGCCACCACTTTCGGCCTGATACAAACCATTGCGAGACTGATCGAGGGCATGCTCCGCCAGTTTCAGGCTCAGTAGACCGCCTGTCTGAATATAAAGCCGCATGTTTGGCGCAATATTATTCGCAAACAGCTTTACGGTTACTGGTAGTTGCAGATACTGAAGGTTGTAAACAGACTCTTTTTCGGGCGCGCCCGGATTCCACACAGCTTGCCCAAACGTACCTGGCATTTGAAAACCCGACCGTTTAACTGTATACCAAAGTCCGGTACTGAACGCATAGCGGTTTTTGAAAAAGAAATAGTCGAGCGTTGGCCCAACACTCATCCGGGCACCAATGCCATTGCTGCGAAAACCCGTGTAGTTGCCCGTTCCTTCGGCGGTGTTCATGTTGAGCGAAGGAGCAAACCGAATACTCATTTCAATGAGATGAGTAGGCCAGGCATAGTCTGGACCAGAACCGTAACCGTTGTTTTCATTCGTGTCATTGTCTTGGTTTCGTTGTTGTCGACGCCGACGTTTGCGGTCATCGTCATAGTTGCGCCGGTTCTGGTCCTGGCCATCGTAATTATCGCCCAAAATTTTACGAAACCGTTTTTCAGTTACGCTCGATTCTTTCGTTCTCAATTGGTAGAGTGCAGGCGACGTCGATTGCGCCCAACTGCTGACAACCGTCAGCACAACCAAAATCAACCCTAACCCTGCAACTTTTTTCATAATTTTGCACGTTTTCAATACAGAAAACCAGTGAGTTTCATGCGACTACAAACGGCCTTTGCCGGAATTCTTTGTTTATTCTTCTTTGCTTCGTGCACTAAAAACGAAGACGTTACTCTTATCCGACTTGATCAACAGCTTTTCTCGGGTAAATCTGCCGAAAATGTTCGTGGATTTCTGAATCAACACCCCGATGTTGCTCAATTGTACTTTAACGCGAACGAAGCCGGAAATGATACAGCACTCATCCGAGAATTGACCGACCGGATCAACAATCCGGCGCTCAATGAACTCTATCAGCAAACGGAAGCCGAATTCGGTGATATGGCTGATTTGAAAACACAGCTGGCTGAAGCCTTCACGAAAATCAAAAAAAACTTTCCCGATTTTCGTTCTCCCAAAATTGCTACACTCGTAACGGGCTTTGCTGGCCCCGACATAGTTGTTTCTGACAGCCTGATCATTATTGGTATCGATTATTTTGCTGGCCCTAAGGCTAAGTATCGTCCCCGCGGTCCCGAATTCCCTCAATATATTCTGCGCCGGTATCAAAAAGAGTATATTGCTCCAGCTATTATTTTTGCTCTATCAGACAAATACAATGCCACAAATCGCACTGACCAGACTATGCTGGCCGATATGGTTTATTTTGGCAAGAGCTATGTTTTTACAAAAACCATGCTTCCTGAAGTAGCTGACAGCCTCATTATCGGATATTCAGACAAACAACTTACCGAAACGTTTAATGCCCAGGATATAATTTGGGGACATTTTATTGATAATCAGTTGCTATATCAGACAAATCCGGCAGTAAAACAACGATATTTGAATGAGCGACCCTTTACAGCCGAAATTGGGCCTGCCTGCCCGGGGGCTATTGGCCGGTGGCTGGGCTGGCGAATCGTAAGTATGTACTTCGATAAACATAACGGCGTCGGTATTTCCGATCTGATGCATAATGCAAACGCCCGGCAAATTTTTGAAGAATCGGGCTACAAAGGGCAAACGGACGAATAATCAATAACACCAGGCTTTGGCAATTGACCAGGCAATATTTTTTGACCAAATAACGACTACTCAATAAAGCAGTCGACAGAATTATAACCAATGGCAAAACGAGGACGAGGTTTTGGCGAGGAAGCCAGCGAAGCTGATAAAAAAAAATTAAGCCGTGAAGGCATAAAAAAGGCCCTCAGTATTTTTCAATTTATTAAACCATATCGATTTCAATATGGAATTGGGTTCATCTTTTTGATTCTGTCTACGGGCACAACCATGAGTTTTGGTTTGCTTATCGGACAAATCACCAGTGTGATTCAGGGCAAATCAAATTTTACACTTAACCAGGTTACCCTGTTTTTTGTGGGTGTACTGGTGGCGCAGGCTATTTTCTCGTTCTGCCGCATTTATTTCTTTTCGCAGGTGAGCGAGCGCGCAATGGCCGATGTGCGTCGGGCAACTTATAGTAAAATCATTACGCTTCCGATCACCTTTTTCGAAAAACGACGCGTTGGCGAATTGACCAGCCGTATTTCGGCCGATGTTTCGCAACTACAGGACGTGCTGACGCTGACACTAGCCGAACTTTTCCGGCAGGTGGCTACGCTGACAATTGGTACGGCTATTATTTTCTATGTTTCCTGGAAATTGACCCTGTTCATGCTGGGTACATTTCCGGTTATCATAGTGGCGGCCATGATTTTTGGGCGATTTATTCGGCGGCTATCAAAACAGGCGCAGGATTTGTTGGCACAGGCCAATGTGATTGTTGAAGAAACGCTGCAATCGGTAAACGTAGTGAAGGCATTTACGAATGAGAAAGTCGAAATTAATAGGTACGGTATTGGACTGAACAAAGTTGTAAGTACGGCGCTGAGGGCGGCAAAATTCCGGGGTGTATTTGTATCATTCATCATTTTTGCACTTTTCGGCGGCATTATCGGTGTTGTCTGGTATGGTGGTTCGCTGGTACTATCGAACGAAATGCCTTTCTCGGATCTTCTTACATTTATCGTTTATACAACGTTTATTGGTGGATCGGTGGCTGGCATGGGCGATTTATACGCTCAATTGCAACGCACAATTGGCGCTTCTGAACGAATTCTGGAAATTCTGGAAGAGCCATCAGAAGTGGAGGCCGATGAAGAACGGCCACTGTTTGTGCCGGTTCGGGGCGATGTGCAATTCAATGACGTTCATTTCTCGTATCCGTCGCGGCCTGATGTGCCAGTACTTAAAGGAATTTCGCTGGATGTTGCTGCCGGCCGTAAAATTGCGTTAGTAGGGAAAAGTGGAGCTGGTAAATCAACAATTGTTCAATTGCTGATGCGCTATTATGGCATTGGCAATGGGCAGATTAAGGTTGATGGCCGCGATCTGATGAGTTTCAATATTACCGATCTTCGGAAAAATATTGCCGTTGTTCCTCAGGAAGTAATGCTGTTTGGTGGAACCATTCTGGAAAACATTCAGTATGGAAAGCCCGGAGCCAGTGAAGCTGAAGTTCGTGAAGCGGCTCGCAAAGCCAATGCACTGCAGTTTATCGAATCATTTCCCGAAGGTTTTGAAACCGTTGTGGGCGAACGAGGTGTTAAACTATCGGGTGGTCAACGGCAACGTATTGCCATTGCGCGGGCTATTTTGAAAGATCCGGCCATTCTAATTCTGGACGAAGCAACCAGTTCGCTGGATGCCGAATCGGAACGGTTAGTACAGGAAGCGCTGGATGAGCTAATGCAAAATCGCACAACAATTATTATTGCACACCGGTTAGCTACCATTCGGAAAGTTGATAAGATTTATGTGATTCGTGAAGGGATGATTGCTGAGTCGGGTACGCACGACGAACTGGCCATACAGGAAGACGGTATCTATGCGAATCTGGTTAAATTGCAGTTTGAAATTATAGATTAGGGATTCAGCCTACGGTTGCCATAGACCGAAACCCATAAACCAAATTACCGTTATGACTCCTGCTGCTAAAACCCTGAAAGACTTTAACCTACGCCATACGAATGGCCGGGAAGAAGTGCTGGATTTGTTTCTGAACGCTGGTCATGCACTGGCGCATAACGACGTAGAAAATGGCCTTGGTCCAGATCATGATCGGGTCACGATCTATCGGACACTACGGACGTTTCTGGATAAAGGATTACTGCATAAGGTCCTTGACGATGAAGGAGGCACTAAGTATGCCCTCTGCCGTGAAGCCTGCGCCCATGGCCATCATCACCACGACCATGTTCATTTTAAATGTGAAGCCTGTGGACAAACTACTTGTCTCGACCAGGTTAGCATTCCAACAATCGACTTACCTAACGGCTACAACCGTAAAGAAACAAATTTGCTCATCCAGGGCGTTTGTCAGGATTGTAATAGATGATGCGGGAAAAATCCGCGATTTGACGAATAAAATCGCGGGCTTCTCCCGCGTTACTACATGACCACTGAAACCATTTTTCAGGAACAGCAACAGCAGTTTTTACGGGCTGGGCAGATAGCTCAGCGACAATATAATCAATGGGCGTTCTGGCGCCTTATCTGGTTTTTAGGCAGTGCGGTGGTGTTCTGGCTTCTAATTCAAATGGATGAGCAGTTGGGGGCCGCTTTTGTTTTGCTGGTAGGCGTGGCCGGATTTATGTTTTTACTGAAAAAACACCAGGCTATTCGGGTCGAACGCGACCTAAGTCATTATCTGGCGTTTATTAATCAGGACGAAGCCGCACGCTTGAAACGGCAATACCTTCGCCCAGAGGCAGGCGACCAATTCGCCAATCCGACGCACTTTTATGCGACCGATTTAGATGTCTTCGGCAAACATTCACTGTTTCGGTTGCTGAATCGAACCCATACGTTCGAAGGTCAAAAGCGATTGGCAAACTGGTTGCTGGAACCATCTGGACCCGATGCCATTCGGTTGCGTCAGCAGGCCGCCCGAGAGTTAACTCCACAGCTTGATTGGCGTCAGCAATTTGAAGCCAAAGCCTATCTGGAAGAAACCATTACTCGTTCGCCTGACTTGCTGATCAAGTGGGCAACTGCCGACGTTGTGCCGACACCATCTTATCTGAACCTTGTTCGATTTCTATTTCCTATCATTACATTGGCATTGACCGCTCTGTGGTTTACGGGCTATTTACCAGGAGCAATTGTACTGATGGCATTGGCCGTTCATGGGTTAGTGCTTAGCCAAACGGCGGCTCGGGCAAAAGACGTAAGTGAACAAACATTCGAAATATCGGCGGCATTACGCTCGTTTCGATCTTTATTTGAACATGCCGAACAGTTGAAAGGGAATGCCTTACGATTGCAGGCTATTGGAAAAGCATTGACCTCAACCGACCGGCTGGCTTCGGAAGCAATTGGAAAACTGGCCCAATTGACCGAAGGTTTGAACTATCGGCGAAATCCTTATTTCTACCTCCTATTTGGCATAGCTACTTTATGGGACATCCATTACCTGTTTCGACTGGAGCGCTGGCGGAAAGAACATGGTCCGCATTTGAGTCGCTGGTTCGAGGCTTTGGGTGAGCTGGAAGCCCTAAATAGTTTAGCCGGATTTGCTTATGCCCATCCCGCCTATGCAACCCCCAACATTGTTGAAGACGAATTAATACTCGATTTTGTAGAAGCAGCACATCCATTATTACCACCCGGCCGTAGTATATCTAATTCGCTTACAGTTAGCGGCAATGGTCGAACGATCCTGATTACCGGCTCGAATATGTCGGGCAAAAGCACGTTTCTGCGCACGGTCGGGACGAACGTTGTACTGGCACTTGCCGGAGCCGTTACAAGTGCCAGCCAATTCAGCTGTTCGCCCGTACGGGTGTTTACAAGCATGCGAACGCAGGATTCGCTGGAAGAGAGCACATCGTCGTTCTACGCTGAATTAAAACGCTTGCAAACGCTTATTTATCTCTCCAAACAGTCGGGCCAGGAGCGGGTACCTGTTCTTTATTTCCTGGATGAAATCCTGAAAGGAACTAATTCGGCTGATCGGCATCGGGGTGCCGAAGCTCTAATTCGCCAGCTGCATCGGACCACTGCATCGGGTTTTGTTTCAACGCATGACCTAGAGCTGGGGCAACTCACCGATGCCAGCAACTTTGTCAGAAACTATCACTTTCAATCAGACCTGAAGGATGGAGAGCTACTGTTCGATTATAAACTTCGGGATGGTATCTGCCAAAGTTTTAATGCCAGTCAGCTCATGCAGGCTATTGGTATCGAGATCGATGCCCTTCAGAAGTAAAGCCAATGCCAGCGAAGTTTAGGGCCAATTTGCAGCGTTGGAGCCGGGATTTTCACGTATTTCAAAACCCCAAGCACTAGCCT harbors:
- the hisF gene encoding imidazole glycerol phosphate synthase subunit HisF; the protein is MLTKRIIPCLDIKDGRTVKGTNFVNLRDAGDPVALAAIYAEQGADELVFLDITATVDERKTLIELVRNVAHTINIPFTVGGGISSVADVSTLLNAGADKISINSSAVRNPDLINELALEFGSQCIVVAIDTRWIEVESLEQGAKGEGHRVEGGVSTFSSQPLALSPQSFAHIVHTHGGRKPTHLRTIAWAKEVEERGAGEILLTSMDTDGTKAGFALELTAQISGSANIPVIASGGAGTMDHFVDVFTTGKADAGLAASIFHFKEIEIPDLKGYLREKGIEMRL
- a CDS encoding porin family protein translates to MKKVAGLGLILVVLTVVSSWAQSTSPALYQLRTKESSVTEKRFRKILGDNYDGQDQNRRNYDDDRKRRRRQQRNQDNDTNENNGYGSGPDYAWPTHLIEMSIRFAPSLNMNTAEGTGNYTGFRSNGIGARMSVGPTLDYFFFKNRYAFSTGLWYTVKRSGFQMPGTFGQAVWNPGAPEKESVYNLQYLQLPVTVKLFANNIAPNMRLYIQTGGLLSLKLAEHALDQSRNGLYQAESGGDRRQYGFGDVEMLLGTGVQYKINQNNAFNIGMSYQRGLINVARGSQLVSKSRIVALDLGFKF
- a CDS encoding gliding motility protein, giving the protein MRLQTAFAGILCLFFFASCTKNEDVTLIRLDQQLFSGKSAENVRGFLNQHPDVAQLYFNANEAGNDTALIRELTDRINNPALNELYQQTEAEFGDMADLKTQLAEAFTKIKKNFPDFRSPKIATLVTGFAGPDIVVSDSLIIIGIDYFAGPKAKYRPRGPEFPQYILRRYQKEYIAPAIIFALSDKYNATNRTDQTMLADMVYFGKSYVFTKTMLPEVADSLIIGYSDKQLTETFNAQDIIWGHFIDNQLLYQTNPAVKQRYLNERPFTAEIGPACPGAIGRWLGWRIVSMYFDKHNGVGISDLMHNANARQIFEESGYKGQTDE
- a CDS encoding ABC transporter transmembrane domain-containing protein; this encodes MAKRGRGFGEEASEADKKKLSREGIKKALSIFQFIKPYRFQYGIGFIFLILSTGTTMSFGLLIGQITSVIQGKSNFTLNQVTLFFVGVLVAQAIFSFCRIYFFSQVSERAMADVRRATYSKIITLPITFFEKRRVGELTSRISADVSQLQDVLTLTLAELFRQVATLTIGTAIIFYVSWKLTLFMLGTFPVIIVAAMIFGRFIRRLSKQAQDLLAQANVIVEETLQSVNVVKAFTNEKVEINRYGIGLNKVVSTALRAAKFRGVFVSFIIFALFGGIIGVVWYGGSLVLSNEMPFSDLLTFIVYTTFIGGSVAGMGDLYAQLQRTIGASERILEILEEPSEVEADEERPLFVPVRGDVQFNDVHFSYPSRPDVPVLKGISLDVAAGRKIALVGKSGAGKSTIVQLLMRYYGIGNGQIKVDGRDLMSFNITDLRKNIAVVPQEVMLFGGTILENIQYGKPGASEAEVREAARKANALQFIESFPEGFETVVGERGVKLSGGQRQRIAIARAILKDPAILILDEATSSLDAESERLVQEALDELMQNRTTIIIAHRLATIRKVDKIYVIREGMIAESGTHDELAIQEDGIYANLVKLQFEIID
- a CDS encoding transcriptional repressor, which encodes MTPAAKTLKDFNLRHTNGREEVLDLFLNAGHALAHNDVENGLGPDHDRVTIYRTLRTFLDKGLLHKVLDDEGGTKYALCREACAHGHHHHDHVHFKCEACGQTTCLDQVSIPTIDLPNGYNRKETNLLIQGVCQDCNR